The Polyangium aurulentum genomic interval CGAAGAGCGCCTCCGGCGTGCCGCGGCCCGCGCCGCCCTCGGTATAGGCGTCCTCGCAGAGGTAGTAATTGCACGTCGCCGGCCGCTGATCGGGCGAGATGGTGCAGCCGCCGCGGCCGAAGAAGACGCACTGGTTTCGCATGGGCTCGCTGCTCGATTCGCGCCGCTTCACGCGCCGAATTCGCAGCCCGCGGTCGGAGGGGACCAGGTGGCCGGCGCGGATTCGCTCGAGCACGAAATCGCGGCCGCCGAGGGCCACCATGCGGCCGATGTCCGACCAGTCGACCGGGGGCGGGCTCACGCAGCAGCCGGCCGGGCCGTGCGGGCATTCGGCGCACAGGCTCGATCCCAGCCGCGTGTGTGCCCCGTAGATATCGAGCCGGATCATGGTCTCCTCGTCCGGCTTCGTAGCACGCCCGGAGGTCGGGGGTAGCGTTCGGCCGCGGGTTGCGCGATCCTCACGCGACCCGATGCTCGCGCACGATTTCCCGCACTCCCAGGCCGCTCGCGTTCGCCCGCTCTGGACGCTCGATCCGGAGATCACCTTCCTCAATCACGGCTCTTTCGGCGCCTGCCCGCGCGTGGTGCTCGATGCGCAGGCGAGGCTGCGCGAGCGCATGGAGCGCGAGCCGGTCCGCTTCTTCATCCGCGAGCTCGAGGCCATGCTCGACGAGGCGCGCGGCGCGCTTGCCGCCTTCGTGGGCGCGGGCTCCGACGATCTCGCGTTCGTGCCCAACGCGACGGCCGGCGTCAACACCGTCCTGCGCAGCCTGGAGCTCGGCGCGGGGGACGAGCTGCTCACGACCGACCACGAGTACAATGCCTGCCGCAATGCGCTCGAGTTCACGGCGTCCCGCGCCGGCGCGCGCGTCGTGGTCGCGAAGCTGCCCTTTCCGCTCTCGTCTCCCGACGAGGTCACCGAGGCGCTGCTCGCGCACACGAGCCCGCGCACGCGTCTCGCCCTGGTCGATCACGTCACCAGCCAGACCGGCCTCGTCTTTCCGGTGGCGAACATCGTCTCCGAGCTTGGCCGCCGCGGGATCGACGTGCTCGTCGACGGCGCCCACGCCCCCGGAATGCTCGCCCTCGACATCGGCGCGACGGGCGCAACGTATTACACGGGTAATTGCCACAAATGGCTCTGCGCGCCCAAGGGCGCCGCCTTCTTGTACGTGCGCCCCGACAAACAGGCGAAGATTCGCCCGCTCTCCATCAGCCACGGGGCGAACTCGCCGCGCACGGATCGATCGCGATTCCGGATCGAGGTCGACTGGACCGGCACCTGCGATCCCACGGCGTACCTCGCCATCCCGGAGGCGATTCGCTTCATCTCGTCGCTCTTGCCCGGCGGTTTTGCGGCCCTCGTGGAGCACAACCGAAAGACGGCGCTCGCCGCGCGCGCGCTGCTCTGCGAGGCGCTCGGCGCGCCTTTGCCGGCGCCGGAGAGCATGATCGGCGCGCTCGCCACGATTCCGCTCCCCGAGGGCGACGTCCGGCAAGCGAGCCCGTTCCACCTCGATCCGCTCCAGGATGCGCTCTTCGAGCGCGGCATCGAGGTCCCCGTGATTCCCTGGCCCGCGCCGCCGAAGCGGCACGTGCGCGTGTCGGCGCAAATCTACAACGACCGGGCCGACTACGAGCGCCTTGCGGCCGCCCTCCGCGCGCTGCTCCACCCGTCGCGCGGACATTGAGGGTATCCTCGCGCGCATGCGCAGATCCCGTCTCACGCCTCCCCTCCTCGCCCTCCCCGTCCTCGTGAGCTGCGGTGCTCGCACGAGCCTCTACGCCCCGGAGCCCGAGCCGGAGGGGCCCGCGTGTGGCAACCTCGTCGTCGATATGGGCGAGGCCTGCGATGACGGCAATGCCCTCGCGACCGACGCCTGCGTCCCCGGCTGCACGCTCGCCCGCTGCGGCGACGGATTCGTCCACGCAGGCGTGGAGGCGTGCGACGACGGCAATGGGATCGAGGGGGATGGGTGCACGAACGGCTGCGCCTTGCCCTCCTGCGGCAACGGAATCGTCGAGCCTGGCGAAGGGTGCGACGACGGCAATTCGATCGACACGGACGATTGCCCCTCGCGCTGCCTGCCGGCGGTTTGCGGCGACGGGTTCGTTCACGCGGGAGTCGAGCAATGCGACGGAGGTGCTGCCAACGACGATGGCCCGGCCTTCCTTCTCGTCCAGGGCGCGCTCGTCCGGGCCGTCACGCCCGTGGGGCGCCTCGCGAGCGTCTCGGCGTTTTATGATTTCGGCTCCGCCAGCGCGCACACGGGCTTCGAGGCGACCCGCGCGAGCGGGCTCTTTCTGTACCGCGATCTCGGCCCCGGCGGGCTCCTCGGCCTGGTGACGATCCACGGGATCGACCAGGATGCGACGGGGCAGGACCAGCCCAAATCGAAGGTCCGGCAGGACTTCCTCGGTTTGCCGGAAGGCACGTTCGTGGCGGTCTCCGACGACAAGAGCGACGAATTCTTCATGCCCGAGCCCGGCGTGGCGCGCGGAGCGTGGGATTTCCACAACAAC includes:
- a CDS encoding aminotransferase class V-fold PLP-dependent enzyme → MLAHDFPHSQAARVRPLWTLDPEITFLNHGSFGACPRVVLDAQARLRERMEREPVRFFIRELEAMLDEARGALAAFVGAGSDDLAFVPNATAGVNTVLRSLELGAGDELLTTDHEYNACRNALEFTASRAGARVVVAKLPFPLSSPDEVTEALLAHTSPRTRLALVDHVTSQTGLVFPVANIVSELGRRGIDVLVDGAHAPGMLALDIGATGATYYTGNCHKWLCAPKGAAFLYVRPDKQAKIRPLSISHGANSPRTDRSRFRIEVDWTGTCDPTAYLAIPEAIRFISSLLPGGFAALVEHNRKTALAARALLCEALGAPLPAPESMIGALATIPLPEGDVRQASPFHLDPLQDALFERGIEVPVIPWPAPPKRHVRVSAQIYNDRADYERLAAALRALLHPSRGH
- a CDS encoding DUF4215 domain-containing protein, which gives rise to MRRSRLTPPLLALPVLVSCGARTSLYAPEPEPEGPACGNLVVDMGEACDDGNALATDACVPGCTLARCGDGFVHAGVEACDDGNGIEGDGCTNGCALPSCGNGIVEPGEGCDDGNSIDTDDCPSRCLPAVCGDGFVHAGVEQCDGGAANDDGPAFLLVQGALVRAVTPVGRLASVSAFYDFGSASAHTGFEATRASGLFLYRDLGPGGLLGLVTIHGIDQDATGQDQPKSKVRQDFLGLPEGTFVAVSDDKSDEFFMPEPGVARGAWDFHNNTDGGALSGLPSPGTFSIDVVPGFVTGIDAWGYVDGAGEVVSLDMHSTARIIGLGTPSACRLDCTLPRCGDGILDGGEACDDGNAEGGDGCAADCKATD